From Xanthomonas sp. 10-10:
AGGGCACGGCCAGTTGGGATGGTGCAGGGCAAGGCGCTGCCTGGTCAGCCTAGGAGCTTGGGCGTTAGCAGACCATTCACGCGTGCAACGCAGCGTTGATCGCGTGCAAACGGGCGCAGCCGGTATCATGCCGGCTCGGTAGCGTTCGCTGCAGAACAGCCAACATGCATCGCCACAGGCGTGCGAGAGGCCGCTGTTCCGGCGAATCACCGCTTTTGTCGTCCGACTCCTGCGCGGACGACGCAACACCGGAGTCCTGACCCCATGAGCCAAGCCCACGCCTTTGCCGCACAAGCCGCCGACCAGCCGCTTGCCCCGTTCGTGTTCGAACGCCGCGCGCCCGGTCCCGACGATGTCCAGATCGAAATCGCCTACTGCGGCGTGTGTCACTCGGACCTGCATACCGCCCGCAACGAATGGCATAACACGCGGTATCCGTCCGTGCCGGGCCACGAGATCGTCGGCCGTGTGACTGCCGTCGGTGACGCCGTCACCGGCTTCAAGGTTGGCGACCTGGCCGGCGTCGGCTGCATGGTCGACAGCTGCCGCAGCTGCGCCTCCTGCCAGGAAGGCGAGGAGCAGTACTGCGAAGCCGGCTTCACCGGCACCTATAACGGGCCGATGTTCGGCGGCGGCGAGAACACCTACGGCGGTTACTCCGACCATATCGTGGTCGACCAGAAGTACGTGCTGCGCATCTCCCACACCGACAATCTGGCCGCCGTGGCGCCGCTGCTGTGCGCCGGCATCACCACCTACTCGCCGCTGGCGCACTGGAAGGTGGGCCCGGGGCAGAAGGTGGGCGTGGTCGGCCTGGGCGGCCTGGGCCATATGGGCGTGAAGATCGCCAAGGCGATGGGCGCCACCGTGGTGCTGTTCACCACCTCCGAGAGCAAGCGCGCCGATGCAATGCGCCTGGGCGCCAGCGAGGTGGTGATCTCCAAGGACGAGGCGCAGATGGCGGCGCAGTACAACACCCTGGATTTCATCCTCAACACCGTGGCCGCCCCGCACAACCTGGACCCGTTCCTCAACGCGCTCAAGCGCGACGGCGCGATGGTGCTGGTGGGCGTGCCCGAGGAGTCGCACCCGTCGCCGGCGGTGTTCAACCTGGTGATGAAGCGCCGCACCCTGGCCGGCTCGCTGATCGGCGGCATCCGCCAGACCCAGGAAATGCTGGACTTCTGCGCCAAGCACAACATCGTCTCGGACATCGAAACCATCCGCGCCGACGAAATCAACGCCGCCTACGAGCGCATGCTCAAGAGCGACGTGAAGTACCGCTTCGTGATCGACATGGCGACGTTGGACAAGGCGGCCTGATTAGTTGTTGCGTAGAGCTGTAATGCTACCGTCTGCGTCGTTGTCCGATGCAGACGGTAGTAGTTCTGGTATTTCGCCGATGGCTTAATCAACGATTTGGACACAGGGTTCCTTTGCGCATAGAACGTTAATGCACTCATAGTGGTCCGCGATAAAAAATTCCATGACTTCGCCGTAAAACCCTGTTGGAACATGCGACTGAAGTATTTCATCGTGCTGGCTCCATCCACCAGAAGTAACCTGTGAGACGATCGCTCCCTTTATCTCATCAAATGATTCCATGTTGCAGCGCCAAAATTCGGAGAAGTCTCGTTCGTCCAATATCTTTACGCCGACAACATCACTGAAAATAATTTGGACAGTCCTGTTTGAGGCAGCGGCAGTCAAATGCACGATGCAGCTGTTTTTCTCATAAAAAATCTTTGAAACTGATGTGTATTCAGTTAAAACTGAGCTGGGCAAGCTACGTAAACTCAATCTCTTCATGTCTCAATTAAAATCGACCCGAGCCTAGGTTTGGTTTGTGCTGATTCTTATTAAGATCAAACGTGCGGACCCCAGTTGGAGCGAGAGATTACGTCGGATACTCAAACGTAGTCGCGTGGGCTTGGCCCAAGATATCTCCGTATAGTATCCACTGCGATTGATCTTGTGTTGTTGTGAAAACAAACCATAGCGCGCCGATCCGAAGAGTTGGAATCCGCAGCTCCCGATGATCAAAGGTGCCTCGGCGATTTAGGAATATGCCAACAGTAAGTGAGCTTGAAGAGTATTTTGTCAAGCCATCGATGATTGCTTGAATGTTGGACGAGCTGTTCAGTGATTCCGGAACCAGCTCCTTCAGTTGAATCGGGGCAAAGTGTCGTGTACTTCTCTCTTCCCAGGTTGCAATGAAATCATAATCCGATGCCTCGATGGGACTGAAGCGCACGTGCACTCCAAGGTTACGTGACATGCCTAA
This genomic window contains:
- a CDS encoding NAD(P)-dependent alcohol dehydrogenase, whose protein sequence is MSQAHAFAAQAADQPLAPFVFERRAPGPDDVQIEIAYCGVCHSDLHTARNEWHNTRYPSVPGHEIVGRVTAVGDAVTGFKVGDLAGVGCMVDSCRSCASCQEGEEQYCEAGFTGTYNGPMFGGGENTYGGYSDHIVVDQKYVLRISHTDNLAAVAPLLCAGITTYSPLAHWKVGPGQKVGVVGLGGLGHMGVKIAKAMGATVVLFTTSESKRADAMRLGASEVVISKDEAQMAAQYNTLDFILNTVAAPHNLDPFLNALKRDGAMVLVGVPEESHPSPAVFNLVMKRRTLAGSLIGGIRQTQEMLDFCAKHNIVSDIETIRADEINAAYERMLKSDVKYRFVIDMATLDKAA